In Rhodanobacter denitrificans, a single window of DNA contains:
- a CDS encoding carbohydrate porin, whose product MTQRHTHRYSALALSMACALMLPLAGHAQADTHEQQLEQRVAQLEQQLNELKAMIQAQKAAPAPPAPAQNVAAAPVAATPVFSSAPGVSVALHGFVSASAFSQNKSFTYGNGQNALFPIPGSKGSLSGVDVRNTRFWLDFKGAKFAGNWSGGGRIEMDFFGGFNGTGAYSQQQPTPRLRQAYMDLTNPESGTTVRIGQQWDLMFPVDNSPTSLAHIAFPLGFGSGYGGWRFPGVVVMQDLNHGSTGAQWRLDVGAFEGTWSGPGNNVNYLTAGSAGFRPQVEARLHVQDKNWLAYFSAHYSKVDLRGVGGTAPTPIQSSVKSTGYEIGGQWKPGPWTFKGLAYTGNGLGEIFGAMSQFGDIQESGGFVQAGYSFTPNWSLYAFYAYSKPDSKDVIAWMGNGSTGLLRNRQTALSLQYTAGSYDLSAEWMHDKLDSTSNGVDRKTTTGNQFSLNALYRF is encoded by the coding sequence ATGACTCAACGACACACCCATCGTTACTCCGCGCTTGCCCTGAGCATGGCTTGCGCCCTGATGCTTCCGCTGGCCGGCCACGCGCAGGCGGACACGCACGAGCAGCAACTTGAGCAGCGTGTGGCGCAGCTCGAGCAGCAGTTGAACGAACTGAAGGCCATGATCCAGGCGCAGAAGGCCGCGCCCGCGCCGCCGGCACCCGCGCAGAACGTGGCGGCGGCCCCAGTGGCGGCGACGCCGGTGTTCAGCAGCGCGCCCGGCGTGTCGGTGGCGCTGCACGGTTTCGTCAGCGCCAGCGCGTTCAGCCAGAACAAGAGCTTCACCTACGGCAACGGTCAGAACGCGCTGTTCCCGATCCCCGGCTCGAAAGGCTCGCTCTCCGGGGTCGACGTGCGCAACACGCGCTTCTGGCTCGACTTCAAGGGCGCCAAGTTCGCCGGCAACTGGAGCGGCGGCGGGCGCATCGAGATGGACTTCTTCGGCGGCTTCAACGGCACCGGCGCGTACAGCCAGCAGCAGCCGACGCCGCGTCTGCGCCAGGCCTACATGGACCTGACCAACCCCGAGAGCGGCACCACCGTGCGCATCGGCCAGCAGTGGGACCTGATGTTCCCGGTCGACAACTCGCCGACCTCGCTGGCGCACATCGCGTTCCCGCTCGGCTTCGGTTCCGGCTACGGCGGCTGGCGCTTCCCCGGCGTGGTGGTGATGCAGGACCTCAACCACGGCAGTACCGGTGCGCAGTGGCGGCTCGACGTGGGCGCGTTCGAGGGCACCTGGAGCGGACCGGGCAACAACGTCAACTACCTCACCGCCGGCAGCGCCGGCTTCCGCCCGCAGGTGGAGGCACGCTTGCACGTGCAGGACAAGAACTGGCTGGCGTACTTCTCGGCGCACTACAGCAAGGTCGACCTGCGCGGCGTGGGCGGCACCGCGCCGACGCCAATCCAGTCCAGCGTGAAGAGCACCGGCTACGAAATCGGCGGCCAGTGGAAGCCGGGCCCGTGGACGTTCAAGGGACTGGCCTACACCGGCAACGGCCTTGGCGAGATCTTCGGCGCGATGTCGCAGTTCGGCGACATCCAGGAGAGCGGCGGCTTCGTGCAGGCGGGCTACAGCTTCACGCCGAACTGGAGCCTGTATGCGTTCTATGCCTACAGCAAACCCGACAGCAAGGACGTGATCGCCTGGATGGGCAACGGCTCGACCGGCTTGCTGCGCAACCGCCAGACCGCGCTGAGCCTGCAGTACACCGCCGGCTCGTATGACCTCAGTGCCGAATGGATGCACGACAAGCTCGACTCCACCAGCAACGGCGTGGATCGTAAGACCACCACCGGCAACCAGTTCAGCCTCAACGCGCTTTATCGCTTCTGA